The proteins below come from a single Panicum hallii strain FIL2 chromosome 7, PHallii_v3.1, whole genome shotgun sequence genomic window:
- the LOC112901314 gene encoding uncharacterized protein LOC112901314: MKTEEWIELIKYWCDPKNQEKSAKNKVNRSKVQLHQKTSSRSYIAYRYSLRPKYNNSDPDAVEFFGECMKSSKNGRTPLANEIYERMVAEKDREPEEGEEKKSPTKIVDETLSEISRSSTFLPNIGAPRPSKNAQSSSTAAQARIRAEFEATLQAEREEAARKREELQAQLQAQQDALEENQNLLRQTQEEVRGMTSRFEETNALLRAVLRLQKD; encoded by the exons ATGAAGACAGAGGAGTGGATCGAGCTCATAAAGTACTGGTGTGACCCAAAGAATCAG GAGAAATCTGCGAAGAATAAAGTAAACCGATCCAAGGTGCAGCTTCACCAAAAAACTAGTTCTAGGTCCTACATAGCCTATCGATACAGCCTG AGGCCTAAGTACAACAACAGCGATCCAGATGCTGTAGAGTTCTTTGGGGAATGTATGAAAAGTTCCAAAAATGGTCGCACTCCTCTTGCCAATGAAATATAT GAACGGATGGTGGCAGAGAAGGATAGAGAgccagaagaaggagaagaaaaaaaatctccCACCAAGATTGTTGATGAAACTCTTAGCGAGATCAGCCGCTCATCCACATTTCTTCCTAACATTGGTGCCCCTCGACCATCAAAGAATGCTCAGTCCTCATCAACAGCAGCACAAGCACGCATCCGAGCTGAGTTTGAGGCAACCCTCCAAGCTGAAAGAGAGGAAGCTGCTAGGAAGCGGGAAGAGTTGCAGGCACAACTTCAAGCTCAGCAGGACGCACTTGAAGAAAACCAAAACTTGCTGCGGCAGACCCAAGAGGAAGTGAGGGGGATGACTAGCAGGTTTGAGGAGACTAATGCGCTGCTGCGAGCTGTCCTGAGACTTCAGAAAGATTGA